Proteins encoded by one window of Salvia splendens isolate huo1 chromosome 7, SspV2, whole genome shotgun sequence:
- the LOC121810256 gene encoding transcription factor bHLH62-like isoform X1 yields MDKDYFMSSGIPPPQPLHFETPMPNPWSSDQSFFNPNSSLIHQFPHFDSSWTSIPSSTAAAALAPPPLAADPCFAERAAKFSRFGSRSLNGRASPPPLKNSGELPGSGGESSVSDQIPAKVNSRKRKGISRGKSKEDRSNSAKEAADDGSSKRSKQSENCENEEECNKSEQKPPEPPKDYIHVRARRGQATDSHSLAERVRREKISERMKLLQDLVPGCNKVTGKALMLDEIINYVQSLQRQVEFLSMKLASVNPDLDFNMENLLSKDMYQQQLYPLDSSIYHNQNVQHQQLQGTSISTVEPLPLDASIGLDGFSENLPQFPAFTEDDLHSIVQMGFLQNSVQNQTSNMKVEL; encoded by the exons ATGGACAAAGACTACTTCATGAGCTCAGGCATCCCACCACCCCAACCCCTCCACTTCGAAACCCCAATGCCAAATCCATGGAGCTCCGATcaatccttcttcaaccccAATTCCTCCCTAATCCACCAATTCCCTCATTTTGACTCATCGTGGACCTCAATtccctcctccaccgccgccgccgccctcgCTCCGCCGCCCCTCGCCGCCGATCCGTGCTTCGCGGAGCGCGCCGCGAAATTCTCCCGCTTCGGCAGCCGCAGCCTCAACGGCCGCGCCTCGCCGCCGCCGCTGAAAAATTCCGGCGAATTACCCGGTTCCGGCGGAGAATCCTCAGTCTCCGACCAGATTCCGGCGAAGGTGAATTCCCGGAAAAGAAAGGGCATTTCCAGAGGCAAGAGCAAAGAAGACAGATCGAATTCGGCAAAG gaAGCCGCCGACGATGGGAGCTCAAAGCGATCGAAGCAATCGGAAAACTGCGAAAACGAGGAAGAATGTAATAAATCCGAACAAAAGCCGCCGGAGCCGCCGAAGGATTACATTCATGTCCGAGCCAGAAGAGGCCAAGCAACTGACAGCCATAGCTTAGCAGAAAGG GttaggagagagaaaattagTGAGAGAATGAAGCTACTTCAAGATCTGGTACCTGGTTGCAATAAG GTGACCGGAAAAGCACTAATGCTTGATGAAATCATAAATTACGTCCAATCACTGCAGAGACAAGTCGAG TTCTTGTCAATGAAGTTGGCATCAGTGAATCCAGACCTCGATTTCAACATGGAAAACCTTCTCTCCAAAGAT ATGTATCAGCAACAACTGTACCCTTTGGATTCCTCAATCTACCATAACCAGAATGTACAACACCAACAGCTGCAAGGTACAAGCATCTCAACCGTGGAGCCTCTCCCTTTAGATGCTAGCATTGGACTAGATGGATTCTCTGAAAATTTACCCCAG TTTCCAGCCTTCACTGAAGATGATCTGCACAGCATTGTCCAAATGGGATTTCTCCAGAATTCTG TTCAAAATCAAACATCAAATATGAAAGTGGAGCTATGA
- the LOC121810256 gene encoding transcription factor bHLH62-like isoform X2 encodes MDKDYFMSSGIPPPQPLHFETPMPNPWSSDQSFFNPNSSLIHQFPHFDSSWTSIPSSTAAAALAPPPLAADPCFAERAAKFSRFGSRSLNGRASPPPLKNSGELPGSGGESSVSDQIPAKVNSRKRKGISRGKSKEDRSNSAKEAADDGSSKRSKQSENCENEEECNKSEQKPPEPPKDYIHVRARRGQATDSHSLAERVRREKISERMKLLQDLVPGCNKVTGKALMLDEIINYVQSLQRQVEFLSMKLASVNPDLDFNMENLLSKDMYQQQLYPLDSSIYHNQNVQHQQLQGTSISTVEPLPLDASIGLDGFSENLPQFPAFTEDDLHSIVQMGFLQNSTYFAVQNQTSNMKVEL; translated from the exons ATGGACAAAGACTACTTCATGAGCTCAGGCATCCCACCACCCCAACCCCTCCACTTCGAAACCCCAATGCCAAATCCATGGAGCTCCGATcaatccttcttcaaccccAATTCCTCCCTAATCCACCAATTCCCTCATTTTGACTCATCGTGGACCTCAATtccctcctccaccgccgccgccgccctcgCTCCGCCGCCCCTCGCCGCCGATCCGTGCTTCGCGGAGCGCGCCGCGAAATTCTCCCGCTTCGGCAGCCGCAGCCTCAACGGCCGCGCCTCGCCGCCGCCGCTGAAAAATTCCGGCGAATTACCCGGTTCCGGCGGAGAATCCTCAGTCTCCGACCAGATTCCGGCGAAGGTGAATTCCCGGAAAAGAAAGGGCATTTCCAGAGGCAAGAGCAAAGAAGACAGATCGAATTCGGCAAAG gaAGCCGCCGACGATGGGAGCTCAAAGCGATCGAAGCAATCGGAAAACTGCGAAAACGAGGAAGAATGTAATAAATCCGAACAAAAGCCGCCGGAGCCGCCGAAGGATTACATTCATGTCCGAGCCAGAAGAGGCCAAGCAACTGACAGCCATAGCTTAGCAGAAAGG GttaggagagagaaaattagTGAGAGAATGAAGCTACTTCAAGATCTGGTACCTGGTTGCAATAAG GTGACCGGAAAAGCACTAATGCTTGATGAAATCATAAATTACGTCCAATCACTGCAGAGACAAGTCGAG TTCTTGTCAATGAAGTTGGCATCAGTGAATCCAGACCTCGATTTCAACATGGAAAACCTTCTCTCCAAAGAT ATGTATCAGCAACAACTGTACCCTTTGGATTCCTCAATCTACCATAACCAGAATGTACAACACCAACAGCTGCAAGGTACAAGCATCTCAACCGTGGAGCCTCTCCCTTTAGATGCTAGCATTGGACTAGATGGATTCTCTGAAAATTTACCCCAG TTTCCAGCCTTCACTGAAGATGATCTGCACAGCATTGTCCAAATGGGATTTCTCCAGAATTC tacttATTTTGCAGTTCAAAATCAAACATCAAATATGAAAGTGGAGCTATGA